The Desulforegula conservatrix Mb1Pa genome contains the following window.
GACAAGAAGTGTTCGGAAGGCTATGCACGCAAGAAGCAATGGCTTACAAAAGAATTTGAAAAAGGCTACGTATTTAAAAGGCTTGATGAGCGTGCGAAGGTATTCATTGAGTATGGCCCTGCAGAAAAGGCATGGTTACCGATTACAGCTCCAAACTACATCAATCTCGGCTGTTTCTGGGTTTCAGGCAAATATAAAGGCAATGGTCACGGCAAAGCTTTGTTACAAGAGGCTGTCGAAGCAGCCAAAAGCCAAGATAAAGAAGGTCTTGTATCTGTGGTTGGGACAAAAAAATATCACTTTATGAGTGATACCAAATGGTTGTTAGGGGAAGGTTTTGAAATTTGCGAAACAGTACCATCTGGTTTCAGCCTCGTATCAATGGACTTTAATAAAACAAGCAACAGACCACAATTTAATGATTCGGTCAAAAATGGTGAATGTCCAGTAAAGAACGGCATCGCTGTCTACTATTCGAACAGGTGCCCATATTCGGAATATCATGTCAGAGAATCTTTAACTGAAACCGCTGCCAAGCGGAATCTGTCGCTAAGCGTAATCAAGCTTGAGACAATGGATCAAGCTCAATCTGCTCCGACACCATGCACAATTTTCAGCATGTTTATAAACGGCCAGTTCGTGACAACAGATATCAGTGTTTGCATGGATAGCAGATTTGATAAAATAGTCGGGAAGGTATAAACACATAACAAGTCGCCCAAGCTGACGCCGACACGCACCGGTTTCA
Protein-coding sequences here:
- a CDS encoding N-acetyltransferase; translation: MAYVTLTKSNIDSEHICCAFSDKKCSEGYARKKQWLTKEFEKGYVFKRLDERAKVFIEYGPAEKAWLPITAPNYINLGCFWVSGKYKGNGHGKALLQEAVEAAKSQDKEGLVSVVGTKKYHFMSDTKWLLGEGFEICETVPSGFSLVSMDFNKTSNRPQFNDSVKNGECPVKNGIAVYYSNRCPYSEYHVRESLTETAAKRNLSLSVIKLETMDQAQSAPTPCTIFSMFINGQFVTTDISVCMDSRFDKIVGKV